From the genome of Pelmatolapia mariae isolate MD_Pm_ZW linkage group LG12, Pm_UMD_F_2, whole genome shotgun sequence, one region includes:
- the prf1.5 gene encoding perforin 1.5: MCAGGYQQRHIFLFMLALPIMLEDCSVQACRSGTGSQCEKAPFVPGHNLAGEGFDVVRMRRTGAYVINVKAHLADNHTCTLCPNRFQKGEIQRLPASVLDWRPFSRCSKQLSSALHHSVDSLLRSSNSLVNNNWDLGLSLDNIGKAVLGGSRSDLAKFARSQHSVDKATFAIHEISCTYYSYRLADHPPLSAEFTKHLKRLPQSLNTSQNRALYRRLIDTYGTHYIHQVQLGGKVRRITAFRTCLATLKGFSEAEIKNCLNVELRMALGFLPANVSFSNRCDSLLKGNMSMGFYQGFMTHKIEVTGGERYFPDILYQQDPSEAYHSWMNSLHDNPDVVSYAIFPLHHLVEDSQISANLIRTVSEYIKENQLKEDQLGFKNCSPTPNLDHNCCPLRAGRGTLQLEIHRAAGLRADTFTKTDAYVKIFYNGIYEETDTVMDDNDPIWNVTYDFGSVELGQELRFEVWDRDVLYNDIAGRCIVFPERGTHSLSCQLRKGVLYFTYRIKCDAHLTGYRCGRYSPNAE; this comes from the exons ATGTGTGCAGGAGGATACCAGCAGAgacacattttcctgtttatgtTGGCTTTGCCGATTATGCTGGAAGACTGCAGTGTCCAGGCCTGTCGGAGTGGCACAGGGTCACAGTGTGAGAAGGCTCCTTTTGTACCGGGCCACAATCTGGCTGGAGAAGGCTTTGACGTGGTGCGGATGCGTCGGACAGGAGCATATGTCATCAATGTCAAAGCCCACCTAGCTGACAACCACACCTGTACACTGTGTCCGAACCGATTCCAAAAAGGAGAG ATTCAGAGGCTCCCAGCTTCAGTGCTTGACTGGCGTCCCTTCAGCCGCTGCTCTAAGCAGCTTTCCAGTGCACTTCACCACTCTGTGGACTCCCTGCTGCGCAGCTCCAACTCACTGGTTAACAACAACTGGGATTTGGGTTTGAGCCTTGACAACATTGGAAAGGCAGTTCTGGGAGGAAGCCGCTCAGATTTGGCAAAGTTTGCACGTTCACAGCACAGTGTGGACAAAGCCACTTTTGCCATTCATGAAATCAGTTGCACCTATTACAG ctacAGGCTGGCTGATCATCCACCGCTGAGTGCAGAGTTCACAAAGCATCTCAAGAGACTCCCACAGAGTTTAAACACAAGCCAGAACAGAGCCCTATACAGACGGCTAATAGACACTTATGGAACACACTATATACACCAG GTCCAGCTCGGTGGTAAGGTGAGGCGAATCACTGCCTTCAGGACCTGCCTGGCCACCCTGAAGGGCTTTTCAGAGGCAGAGATCAAAAACTGCCTGAATGTTGAACTCCGTATGGCATTGGGTTTCCTCCCTGCCAATGTATCTTTTTCCAACAGGTGTGACAGCCTCCTTAAAGGCAACATGAGCATGGGCTTTTACCAAGGCTTCATGACCCATAAGATTGAGGTTACTGGAGGAGAGAGGTACTTCCCTGACATCCTCTACCAGCAGGACCCATCTGAAGCCTACCACAGCTGGATGAACAGCCTTCATGACAACCCCGATGTGGTTTCTTATGCCATCTTTCCTCTGCATCACTTGGTGGAGGATTCACAAATCAGTGCTAATCTGATAAGGACTGTCTCAGAGTACATAAAAGAGAACCAGCTGAAGGAAGACCAACTTGGTTTCAAGAACTGCTCACCGACTCCCAACCTGGACCATAACTGCTGCCCTTTAAGGGCTGGTAGAGGAACTCTCCAACTGGAGATTCACAGAGCTGCAGGCCTGAGGGCAGACACCTTCACAAAAACAGATGCCTATGTGAAGATCTTCTACAATGGCATATATGAAGAGACTGACACGGTGATGGATGACAATGACCCGATATGGAATGTCACCTATGACTTTGGTTCAGTGGAACTGGGTCAGGAGTTGAGGTTTGAAGTCTGGGATAGGGACGTGCTTTACAATGATATTGCAGGGAGGTGTATTGTGTTTCCAGAGCGAGGAACTCATTCCTTAAGCTGTCAGCTGCGCAAAGGAGTTCTCTATTTTACTTACAGAATCAAATGTGATGCTCACTTGACAGGATATAGGTGTGGACGATACTCCCCCAATGCTGAGTAG
- the LOC134639074 gene encoding macrophage-expressed gene 1 protein-like, producing the protein MERAVSLLFALFAFLHVCSSVPVSRPTNWLRQCRASTNLSITALEVLPGGGWDNLRNMDMGRVMNLSYFQCQTTEDGLYLIPDEVFVIPHKETGVETSSEIIRSWLEQKSSTSESINADMSFLPATNGKFSRDNKRMKTHQIKDSSATARVQVRNFIYTVKVYPDFTLDTRFAQQVRDIADAIENNQTKNADYLSEMMVLDYGTHVITSVDAGAALVQEDYLHASYLLDSDSQSVSAKAQLAGLNFFDKLKMDISSQSDQQSSSLHTYQSNITYSLIQSHGGAPFYPGITLQKWQESTKNNLVAIDRSGFPLHYFINTNTVPDLPHPTIRKVALTISQAIMRYYNISTRPGCVDINSKNFNFQANVDDNSCEGPATNLSFGGVYQECVKISSDADPLCDALAQTNPDIGNFSCRAPYSPTLLRSEVRQQSYPKYECYEESYSCGLFWMSTCYNKRCQDVNYVRSARINTYWCSVNGQAPENSGYLFGGIYSPSLLNPLTKSKSCPPNFIPLKFLSDGEVICVSNDYETGTRFSVPFGGLFSCQSTNPLARNQHRCPPKFSQHLAAISDGCEILYCVQSGLFTGGELQPIHLPPFTKPPLITMQATNTVMVMTEGENSWVRVGQTKMWKLAKTEEIQKIVQGLNPELSQMSNGEKAGVAFGVMGVMLMVAIVGVVLFKRRRRMSGFRSRGYEEIHGK; encoded by the exons ATGGAAAGAGCAGTGAGCTTGCTCTTTGCTCTTTTTGCTTTCCTTCATGTCTGCTCTTCAGTACCTGTGAGCCGTCCAACAAACTGGCTCAGACAATGCCGTGCTTCTACCAACCTCTCCATCACAGCACTGGAGGTGCTGCCAGGTGGAGGATGGGACAATCTGCGAAACATGGACATGGGTCGAGTCATGAACCTCAGCTACTTCCAGTGCCAGACCACTGAGGACGGGCTCTACCTCATTCCAGATGAAGTGTTTGTCATCCCTCACAAAGAAACAGGCGTGGAGACCAGCTCAGAGATCATCAGGTCCTGGCTTGAGCAGAAAAGCTCAACATCTGAAAGCATTAATGCAGACATGTCCTTCCTCCCAGCGACAAATGGTAAATTTTCTAGAGACAACAAGAGAATGAAAACCCACCAAATTAAAGACTCTTCAGCCACAGCCAGAGTGCAG GTTCGTAACTTTATCTACACAGTTAAGGTTTATCCAGACTTCACTCTGGACACACGATTTGCGCAGCAAGTCAGAGACATCGCAGATGCGATTGAGAACAACCAGACTAAGAATGCGGATTATCTCTCAGAGATGATGGTGCTGGACTATGGAACTCATGTCATCACTAGTGTGGATGCTGGGGCGGCTTTGGTGCAGGAGGACTATCTCCATGCCTCATATTTATTGGACAGTGACTCACAAAGTGTCTCTGCCAAAGCACAGCTGGCTGGATTAAACTTCTTTGATAAACTGAAGATGGACATTAGCAGTCAAAGTGACCAACAGAGCTCATCACTTCATACATATCAGTCCAACATTACATACTCTCTCATTCAAAGCCACGGAGGCGCACCCTTTTATCCTGGCATCACTCTGCAGAAGTGGCAGGAAAGTACCAAAAACAACCTTGTTGCCATTGATCGTTCAGGATTTCCTCTGCACTATTTTATAAACACCAACACTGTCCCTGATCTGCCACATCCTACGATTAGAAAAGTTGCTCTCACAATTAGTCAGGCCATAATGCGCTATTACAATATTAGTACTCGCCCTGGGTGTGTTGACATCAATTCCAAGAACTTCAACTTCCAGGCTAACGTGGATGATAATTCCTGTGAGGGTCCAGCTACCAACCTCAGTTTTGGTGGTGTCTACCAAGAGTGTGTTAAAATCAGCTCAGATGCAGATCCACTTTGTGATGCCCTTGCCCAGACAAACCCAGATATAGGTAACTTCTCCTGTCGTGCACCTTACTCACCAACTTTACTGAGGTCAGAGGTGAGACAACAAAGCTACCCTAAGTATGAATGTTACGAGGAAAGTTATTCCTGTGGTTTATTTTGGATGTCAACTTGTTACAACAAACGGTGTCAGGATGTAAACTATGTTCGTTCTGCCCGCATCAACACCTACTGGTGCTCTGTAAATGGACAGGCTCCAGAAAACTCAGGATATCTGTTTGGAGGCATATACAGCCCCTCGCTCCTGAACCCCCTCACGAAAAGCAAAAGCTGCCCTCCAAATTTCATTCCACTAAAGTTCCTCTCAGATGGTGAGGTGATCTGTGTGAGTAATGACTATGAGACAGGTACCAGATTCTCAGTACCATTCGGAGGTCtcttcagctgtcagtcaacCAACCCACTGGCAAGGAATCAACACAGGTGCCCTCCCAAGTTCAGTCAGCACCTTGCTGCAATCAGTGATGGCTGTGAAATCCTCTACTGTGTTCAGTCTGGACTGTTCACAGGTGGAGAGCTCCAACCAATTCATCTGCCTCCATTCACAAAACCTCCACTTATCACTATGCAAGCCACCAACACAGTAATGGTGATGACCGAAGGAGAAAACAGCTGGGTGAGAGTGGGCCAGACCAAAATGTGGAAACTTGCCAAAACAGAAGAAATTCAGAAAATTGTTCAAGGCCTTAACCCTGAACTCAGTCAGATGTCTAATGGAGAAAAGGCAGGTGTAGCTTTTGGTGTGATGGGTGTGATGCTGATGGTGGCCATAGTGGGAGTGGTCCTAttcaagaggaggaggaggatgtctGGGTTTAGAAGTAGAGGTTATGAGGAGATACATGGCAAATGA